The following coding sequences are from one Dehalococcoidales bacterium window:
- a CDS encoding 2-oxoacid:acceptor oxidoreductase subunit alpha: MAVNFSLMVGGEAGQGVQSVGAILAKYFARGGFSVFADQDYESRVRGGHNFFRIRVQTDGQPAIAPALDVLIALNKETVDLHAAEVKPGGVIIHDAAETGLKAIDARYLDVPFVKLAEEASGNKLMSNTVAAGAALGLLRGDFSLLPAVLGQEFARHGEKTVEDNVAAARAGYDFAREHGKSFSFPALRPPKEAKRRLLLNGNEAVAFGALAAGCKFTAGYPMTPSSSILEYIADKGLEHGAVMLHVEDEISALNMAVGAGYAGVRSMVATSGGGFALMVEALALAGMTETPVVVVLGQRPGPATGLPTRTEQGELLFSLHAGHGEFPRAVLAPADAADAFQAAVKAFNLAEKYQTPVIILTDHHLASSYATVDKFDLSEVNIERGALLSDAAVKKLTDYRRHAVTASGVSPRALPGQGKALVVTDSDEHDENGHMIEDAATRNQQVEKRLRKLAGLQKEITPPEFRPAQGAAVTLIGWGSTGGAIREAAALLKKDGKPVNTLHFRQVWPFPSAKVTAALKKAKKNIVVESNATGQLAQLIRQETGIKADGAILKYDGRPFSPQEIIDRLNREVKPW; this comes from the coding sequence ATGGCGGTGAACTTTTCTTTAATGGTCGGGGGGGAGGCGGGGCAGGGCGTCCAGTCCGTGGGCGCTATACTGGCTAAGTACTTCGCCCGCGGCGGTTTTTCCGTCTTTGCCGACCAGGACTACGAGAGCCGGGTGCGGGGCGGCCATAACTTTTTCCGCATCCGGGTGCAGACGGACGGCCAGCCGGCTATCGCTCCGGCGCTGGATGTGCTGATTGCCCTGAATAAGGAAACGGTGGACCTGCATGCCGCTGAGGTCAAGCCCGGCGGCGTTATTATCCATGACGCGGCGGAGACCGGCCTGAAAGCCATCGATGCTCGCTACCTGGATGTCCCTTTCGTCAAGCTGGCGGAGGAAGCATCCGGCAATAAGCTCATGTCCAATACCGTGGCCGCCGGGGCGGCTTTAGGCCTGCTCCGCGGCGACTTTTCCCTGCTGCCGGCGGTGCTGGGGCAGGAGTTCGCCCGCCACGGTGAAAAAACCGTCGAAGATAATGTTGCCGCCGCCCGCGCCGGTTACGACTTCGCCCGCGAGCACGGTAAATCATTTTCCTTTCCCGCCCTCCGCCCCCCCAAAGAGGCTAAACGCCGCCTCCTCCTTAACGGCAACGAGGCCGTGGCTTTCGGGGCGCTGGCGGCCGGCTGCAAGTTCACCGCCGGCTACCCCATGACGCCGTCCAGCTCTATCCTGGAATACATCGCGGACAAGGGACTTGAGCATGGCGCGGTGATGCTGCACGTGGAGGACGAAATCTCCGCCCTGAATATGGCGGTGGGGGCGGGCTATGCCGGCGTCCGCTCCATGGTGGCCACCTCCGGGGGCGGTTTCGCCCTGATGGTAGAAGCTTTAGCCCTGGCCGGCATGACCGAGACGCCGGTAGTGGTGGTCCTGGGACAGCGCCCCGGCCCCGCCACCGGTCTCCCCACCCGCACCGAGCAGGGGGAGCTTTTATTCTCCCTCCACGCCGGTCACGGGGAGTTCCCCCGCGCGGTACTGGCCCCGGCTGACGCCGCGGACGCTTTCCAGGCCGCCGTTAAGGCTTTCAACCTGGCGGAAAAATACCAGACCCCGGTCATTATCCTGACCGACCACCATCTGGCGTCATCCTACGCCACGGTGGATAAATTCGATTTATCTGAAGTAAATATAGAGCGCGGCGCGCTCCTGTCCGACGCCGCGGTTAAAAAGCTCACTGATTACCGCCGTCATGCCGTGACCGCTTCCGGCGTGTCCCCCCGGGCTTTGCCGGGGCAGGGTAAAGCGCTGGTGGTCACGGACTCCGATGAGCATGATGAAAACGGCCACATGATTGAGGACGCCGCCACCCGCAATCAGCAGGTGGAGAAGCGACTCCGCAAGCTGGCCGGACTGCAAAAAGAGATTACCCCGCCGGAGTTCCGCCCCGCTCAAGGGGCGGCGGTGACGCTCATCGGCTGGGGCAGCACCGGCGGGGCTATCCGGGAGGCCGCCGCGCTGTTGAAGAAAGACGGCAAGCCGGTCAATACCCTCCATTTCCGCCAGGTATGGCCTTTCCCTTCAGCCAAAGTAACGGCGGCGCTCAAGAAAGCCAAGAAAAACATCGTCGTGGAAAGCAACGCCACGGGACAGCTCGCCCAGTTGATACGGCAGGAGACGGGTATCAAGGCTGACGGCGCTATCCTGAAATATGACGGCCGCCCCTTCTCCCCGCAGGAGATAATCGACCGCCTGAACCGGGAGGTGAAACCATGGTAA
- a CDS encoding thiamine pyrophosphate-dependent enzyme, with the protein MVTLNDYKSDVPVAWCPGCGNFGILQAVKKALVELAMKPQDVLFVSGIGQGPKLPHYTRGNVFNGLHGRTLPAATGAKLANHALTVIGIDGDGGAYGEGVQHLLAAARRNVDLTYLAHNNQVYGLTKGQASPTSELGFISKTTPLGSGQPLNPLLLALASDVSFLARGFAGEIDHLAGLIEAGIKHKGFALIDILQPCVSFNHTNTFAWYKQRVYKVGADYNPADKAAALVKAQEWGDKIPIGIIYQQSRPVYEDTLPQLKAGPLVKQPITPLKLEKLMEEFG; encoded by the coding sequence ATGGTAACGCTTAACGATTATAAGTCGGATGTGCCTGTAGCCTGGTGCCCGGGCTGCGGCAATTTCGGCATCCTCCAGGCGGTGAAAAAGGCCCTGGTGGAGCTTGCCATGAAGCCGCAGGACGTGCTTTTCGTGTCCGGCATCGGCCAGGGGCCCAAGCTGCCCCATTACACCCGGGGCAATGTCTTTAACGGACTGCACGGCCGCACCCTGCCCGCCGCTACCGGCGCCAAGCTCGCCAACCACGCTCTCACCGTTATCGGCATTGATGGCGACGGCGGCGCTTACGGGGAGGGGGTGCAGCATTTGCTGGCCGCCGCCCGCCGCAACGTGGACCTCACCTACCTGGCGCACAATAACCAGGTCTACGGCCTCACCAAGGGGCAGGCCTCTCCCACCTCCGAGCTGGGTTTTATCTCTAAAACGACGCCGCTCGGCTCCGGACAGCCCCTCAACCCCCTGCTGCTGGCGCTGGCTTCCGATGTCTCCTTCCTGGCGCGCGGTTTCGCCGGGGAAATCGACCACCTGGCGGGGCTGATTGAGGCGGGGATAAAGCACAAGGGCTTTGCCCTGATAGATATCCTGCAGCCCTGCGTGTCCTTCAACCATACCAACACCTTCGCCTGGTATAAACAGCGCGTCTACAAGGTGGGGGCGGACTATAACCCGGCGGATAAAGCCGCCGCTCTGGTCAAAGCCCAGGAGTGGGGCGATAAGATTCCGATAGGCATCATCTATCAGCAGTCAAGACCCGTTTACGAAGACACCCTCCCGCAGCTCAAAGCAGGGCCGCTGGTCAAACAGCCCATTACGCCGCTGAAACTGGAAAAGCTGATGGAGGAGTTTGGGTAA
- a CDS encoding rRNA adenine N(6)-methyltransferase family protein codes for MSRISFHQYSRYSQNESINKNIIQSLINQSSISAGDLVYDIGAGAGNITEALLAKGARVIAIEKDAALYRRCRARFLGREAAAIHHADFLHWEFSPGHRYKVFANIPFIQTAAIVKKLVSAAAPPEDCYLIMQKEAAVKYAGVPGDTLASLLIKPMFWVDIVYHFKRDDFSPAPAVDIVLLQMEKRRCRLVPENLYGVYRDFIVFCREAPAGGIGKVLKDLFPAPQLKQIAAVLEIDLRGHPADLSFMQYLGIFQSYLGNDLNNIALVQGAEARLRQRRLKMKTVHRTVKK; via the coding sequence ATGAGCCGTATATCATTTCATCAATATAGCCGTTATTCACAGAACGAATCGATAAATAAAAATATAATCCAGTCCCTGATAAACCAGTCCAGCATCAGCGCGGGCGACCTTGTTTACGATATCGGCGCCGGGGCGGGCAACATTACGGAGGCGCTGCTGGCCAAGGGCGCCCGCGTTATCGCTATCGAGAAGGACGCCGCGCTGTACCGCCGCTGCCGGGCGCGCTTTTTAGGGCGGGAGGCCGCCGCCATCCATCACGCGGATTTCCTTCACTGGGAGTTCTCGCCCGGCCACCGCTATAAAGTATTCGCCAATATCCCCTTCATCCAGACCGCCGCCATCGTTAAAAAGCTGGTCTCTGCCGCCGCCCCGCCGGAGGACTGCTACCTCATCATGCAGAAAGAGGCGGCGGTGAAGTACGCCGGCGTCCCCGGAGACACGCTGGCGTCGCTCCTGATTAAACCCATGTTCTGGGTGGACATCGTCTACCACTTCAAGCGGGACGATTTTTCCCCCGCCCCCGCCGTGGACATCGTCCTTTTGCAGATGGAAAAAAGGAGGTGCCGTCTCGTCCCGGAAAACCTTTACGGCGTTTACCGCGACTTTATCGTGTTCTGCCGCGAGGCTCCCGCCGGCGGCATCGGCAAAGTCTTAAAAGACCTTTTCCCCGCCCCCCAGCTAAAACAAATCGCCGCCGTGCTTGAAATCGACCTGCGCGGCCATCCCGCCGACCTTTCTTTCATGCAGTACCTGGGCATTTTCCAGTCCTATCTCGGCAATGACCTTAATAATATCGCCCTGGTGCAGGGCGCCGAGGCGCGGCTGCGGCAGCGCCGCCTCAAGATGAAAACCGTCCACCGCACCGTGAAAAAATGA
- a CDS encoding HAD family hydrolase gives MPRAVFFDLDSTIISWETSFRTVWETVSRGFTAELGGLTPTALYQAIRGVSDWYWSDPARHRAGRLKLYVTRREIIRLVFERLGRDDWALADKIADAYTAAREREEALAPRAIETLEDLRRRGYRLALITNGSGYIQQAKIEKFKLAPYFDNILIEGVFGCGKPDRRVFLHTMEKLGVSASDAWMVGDDLEFDIAPCNALGIYALWVDGKGDGLPENAAARPDVIIRDISEIPGLL, from the coding sequence GTGCCCCGCGCTGTTTTTTTTGACCTCGATAGCACCATAATCTCCTGGGAAACCTCCTTCCGGACCGTGTGGGAGACCGTGTCCCGCGGCTTCACGGCGGAGCTTGGCGGGCTGACCCCCACGGCGCTATACCAGGCTATCCGCGGCGTGAGCGACTGGTACTGGAGCGACCCCGCACGCCACCGCGCCGGGCGTCTGAAGCTGTACGTTACCCGCCGGGAAATCATCCGCCTCGTCTTCGAGCGGCTGGGCCGGGATGACTGGGCTCTGGCGGACAAAATAGCCGATGCCTATACCGCCGCCCGGGAACGGGAGGAGGCTTTAGCCCCTCGGGCTATCGAAACTCTGGAGGACCTGCGCCGCCGCGGCTACCGCCTGGCGCTGATTACCAACGGCTCCGGCTATATCCAGCAGGCCAAGATAGAGAAATTCAAGCTGGCGCCCTATTTCGATAACATCCTCATCGAGGGGGTGTTCGGCTGCGGCAAGCCGGACCGGCGCGTCTTTCTGCACACCATGGAAAAGCTCGGTGTCTCCGCCTCTGATGCCTGGATGGTGGGTGACGACCTCGAGTTCGATATCGCCCCCTGTAACGCCCTGGGCATTTACGCTTTGTGGGTGGACGGTAAGGGCGATGGGCTCCCGGAGAACGCCGCCGCCCGGCCGGACGTGATTATCCGCGATATCTCGGAAATACCGGGGCTGCTCTAG
- a CDS encoding lactate racemase domain-containing protein — MPGTENEISLPQLAWRGVKELKLYLPGGWAAEICNMAGHDRPPLIPAAMKKAIGSPAGMKPLREYARGKKEVVILFDDMARVTRTAEIAPHVLAELAAAGIQDSRVRFICASGCHGAPDRADFVKKLGEDVLRRFPVYNHNPFANCVYAGTTTAGTKISLNAEVMKCDLKIGIGSVVPHIMAGFGGGSKIVLPGVAAYETVRALHAPRAAGAGEGGFNATVSGMGAVADNPRRRDIDEAAGIAGLDMIIDALVNQRGETVALFAGAPQPAYAAALAAAREHYLTPRARDKDIVIANAFAKASEAVSGLLIAYASVKQSGGSVVLIANAPEGQATHYLMGPFGNDSGGELQLKMKVPPHVARLIIYNEYPELAARHYLEDTDRVIMTDSWAEVIRLLKEKHGDRAEAAVYPGADIQYSRPG, encoded by the coding sequence ATGCCTGGAACGGAAAATGAAATCAGCCTGCCCCAGCTTGCCTGGCGCGGCGTTAAAGAGCTGAAGCTATACCTCCCCGGCGGCTGGGCCGCGGAAATCTGCAATATGGCCGGGCATGACCGGCCCCCTCTTATTCCCGCCGCCATGAAAAAAGCTATCGGCAGCCCCGCCGGCATGAAGCCGCTGCGGGAATACGCCCGCGGTAAAAAAGAGGTCGTTATTCTCTTCGACGATATGGCGCGGGTGACCCGGACGGCGGAGATAGCGCCGCACGTGCTGGCGGAGCTGGCGGCGGCGGGGATACAAGACAGCCGGGTGCGCTTCATCTGCGCCAGCGGCTGCCACGGCGCGCCGGACCGCGCGGACTTCGTGAAGAAGCTGGGAGAGGACGTTTTGAGGCGTTTCCCGGTCTATAACCATAATCCCTTTGCTAACTGCGTGTACGCCGGCACGACTACCGCCGGTACTAAAATAAGCCTTAACGCCGAGGTCATGAAGTGCGACCTCAAGATAGGCATAGGGTCGGTGGTGCCGCATATCATGGCGGGGTTCGGCGGCGGCAGCAAGATAGTGCTGCCGGGCGTGGCCGCTTATGAAACGGTACGGGCTTTACACGCGCCGCGGGCGGCCGGGGCGGGGGAGGGCGGTTTTAACGCCACCGTGTCCGGTATGGGCGCCGTGGCGGATAACCCGCGGCGGCGGGACATCGACGAGGCGGCGGGGATAGCGGGGCTGGATATGATCATAGACGCCCTGGTCAACCAGCGGGGAGAGACGGTGGCGCTCTTTGCCGGCGCTCCGCAGCCGGCCTATGCCGCCGCTCTGGCGGCGGCGCGGGAACATTACCTGACGCCGCGGGCCAGAGACAAGGACATCGTCATCGCCAACGCTTTCGCCAAAGCCAGCGAGGCCGTTTCCGGGCTGCTGATAGCTTACGCATCCGTCAAGCAAAGCGGCGGCAGCGTGGTGCTCATCGCCAACGCGCCGGAGGGGCAGGCCACGCATTACCTGATGGGGCCCTTCGGGAACGACAGCGGCGGGGAGCTGCAACTCAAGATGAAGGTGCCGCCGCACGTGGCACGGCTGATTATTTACAACGAGTACCCGGAGCTGGCCGCCCGGCATTACCTGGAAGACACCGACCGGGTAATCATGACGGATAGCTGGGCGGAAGTGATAAGGCTACTAAAAGAGAAGCACGGCGACCGGGCCGAAGCTGCCGTTTATCCCGGCGCGGACATCCAGTACAGCCGCCCGGGCTAG
- a CDS encoding NUDIX hydrolase, whose product MSDASSEKSRLYPKMPMAGVGAVVFRGERILLIKRGKEPSKGQWSIPGGVIELGESVSQAVKREVMEECSIHIEIERVLDAVDNIVKDPDGKIRYHYVIIDLLTRYASGELQAGDDAAECGWFMPGEAAGLDLTPSLRAMLERRGIIKKSDK is encoded by the coding sequence ATGAGTGATGCCTCTTCAGAAAAAAGCAGGTTGTACCCCAAAATGCCGATGGCCGGGGTGGGCGCGGTGGTTTTCAGGGGGGAGAGGATACTGCTGATAAAGCGGGGCAAGGAACCATCCAAAGGCCAATGGAGCATCCCCGGCGGCGTTATCGAGCTGGGAGAATCGGTTTCCCAGGCGGTCAAGCGGGAAGTGATGGAGGAATGCTCTATCCATATCGAGATTGAGCGGGTGTTGGACGCGGTGGATAACATCGTCAAAGACCCGGACGGGAAAATACGCTACCACTATGTGATTATCGACCTGCTTACGCGCTACGCCAGCGGCGAGCTGCAAGCCGGTGACGACGCCGCGGAATGCGGGTGGTTTATGCCGGGGGAAGCGGCCGGACTGGACCTTACCCCCTCCCTCCGCGCCATGCTGGAACGGCGGGGAATAATCAAGAAATCGGACAAATAA
- a CDS encoding PAS domain S-box protein, whose translation MKNSHAVTMDRIHVVKQRRVNKVGMNAERSRMYHDEFFHIIAENVGDMIFQARLAPDCRFEYVSPSCTRITGYTPDEFYADPLLAGKCIHPDDHHLVADPLVFENERQGKPVEVRWKCKNGQWIWTEHMISVLRNKQGEPESLLIIARDIDERKKAVETLVETQRFNATLLENAPHAAVVINADTSIRYVNPAWVKLNGWTLDEVVGMKTPYPWWPEQMRDAFAEGFKEALNQLTGKGEVVAQKKNGDLYWIDMNWDSVMVKGKLQYLLINSVDITERKNMEEALRESEETFSTAFHSSPDAMAIINVKTNKFVEVNDSYASTLGYTRQELIGHNAEELNLLANASDAARMKRLITEQGKIRHEEFYYRSKSGDIRIWLCSVDIINVKGEPCMLCVAADITERKKTEEALKESEQKFATAFNASPFSISISRLGDGKFIEVNERFLDDKGYTREEIIGQSSKDFQIWANQEEACKIMETIHSHGHIQNEQVQYRTKSGHIRTGLVSVAEINISNEPCMLVMNSDITQQKLAQEQLRLLSSVTQQVSDSTIITDPNFNITYMNQAAQGLYGYTLEEARGKSLNIFNAKPVSHSGMMKIMHKIAKDKVWSGIVTKKGKTGRLIACDCHFSPLYDEKGQLCSYIDVQRDVTQQKEVEAKLQEHKKLIDSILTTMTEGVLVIDSKDNIVLANKAFSDIFHISKRALQNKKLGDILPAERFFDLHKAVKSRDAEKNTLEFRFQSRGFEKIIICIITKMDSDRRLLTFIDISKERDEEEKLYLTDRLVSLGEMTAGLAHELNNPLTGILALSQMLIGSGLPEEQKEDLECINSEAKRAAVIVKNVLLFARNKTDVTGCSSINDVVMDVLRLREYEEKASNIKLVTKLKEGLPVIPIDRGQLQQIFLNLISNAEAAIKEANRPGVITISTRHINSHVNIIFKDNGCGMKKHVLPRIFDPFFTTKEIGKGTGLGLSICYSIIVKHGGKISVKSQVNEGTTFTIRMPVVTSDR comes from the coding sequence ATGAAGAATTCTCATGCGGTAACGATGGACAGAATACACGTGGTAAAGCAGCGCCGGGTAAATAAAGTCGGCATGAATGCCGAACGCTCCCGGATGTACCATGATGAGTTTTTTCATATCATCGCCGAAAATGTAGGCGACATGATATTCCAGGCGCGGCTGGCGCCCGACTGCCGGTTCGAGTACGTCAGCCCTTCCTGCACCCGCATCACCGGCTATACGCCGGATGAATTCTACGCCGACCCCTTGCTGGCCGGCAAATGCATCCATCCGGATGACCATCACCTGGTAGCTGATCCGCTGGTATTTGAAAATGAGCGACAGGGCAAGCCGGTGGAGGTCCGCTGGAAGTGCAAAAACGGCCAGTGGATCTGGACGGAACACATGATTTCCGTCCTCCGGAACAAGCAGGGCGAACCCGAATCGCTGCTGATTATCGCCCGTGACATCGACGAGCGGAAAAAGGCGGTGGAAACCTTGGTGGAGACCCAGCGGTTCAATGCCACTTTGCTGGAAAACGCGCCCCATGCCGCCGTGGTTATCAACGCGGACACCTCCATAAGATACGTCAATCCCGCCTGGGTAAAGCTGAACGGCTGGACGCTCGACGAGGTGGTCGGCATGAAAACCCCCTATCCCTGGTGGCCGGAACAAATGAGGGATGCTTTCGCCGAAGGCTTTAAGGAAGCCCTGAACCAGCTCACGGGCAAGGGTGAGGTGGTCGCGCAAAAGAAAAACGGGGACTTGTACTGGATTGACATGAACTGGGACTCCGTGATGGTCAAAGGCAAACTTCAATACCTCCTCATCAACTCCGTAGACATCACGGAACGCAAGAACATGGAGGAGGCGTTGAGAGAATCGGAAGAGACATTCTCCACCGCCTTTCACTCCAGCCCGGACGCGATGGCGATAATCAACGTAAAAACCAATAAATTCGTTGAGGTGAACGACAGCTACGCCAGCACGCTGGGATACACCCGCCAGGAGCTAATCGGCCACAACGCGGAAGAACTGAATTTATTGGCCAACGCCTCAGATGCGGCAAGAATGAAAAGGCTAATCACCGAGCAGGGAAAAATCCGCCATGAAGAATTCTATTACCGCAGCAAGTCCGGGGATATACGCATCTGGCTCTGCTCCGTGGACATCATCAATGTCAAAGGAGAGCCGTGCATGCTCTGCGTGGCGGCGGACATCACCGAGCGCAAGAAGACTGAAGAAGCTTTAAAGGAATCGGAACAAAAATTTGCCACGGCCTTTAACGCTAGTCCCTTCTCCATTTCCATCAGCCGTCTGGGAGACGGCAAATTCATCGAAGTAAATGAAAGGTTTTTAGATGATAAAGGCTACACGAGAGAAGAAATCATCGGCCAAAGCTCCAAGGATTTTCAAATCTGGGCTAACCAGGAAGAGGCCTGCAAGATAATGGAAACGATTCATTCTCACGGTCATATTCAGAACGAACAGGTGCAGTACCGCACCAAGTCCGGTCACATCCGCACCGGCCTGGTATCCGTGGCGGAAATCAATATCAGCAATGAGCCGTGCATGCTGGTCATGAACAGTGACATCACCCAGCAAAAGCTGGCGCAGGAGCAGCTGCGACTGCTCAGTTCCGTCACCCAGCAGGTATCGGACTCCACTATAATCACGGACCCTAACTTCAATATCACCTACATGAACCAGGCCGCGCAGGGTCTCTACGGCTATACGCTCGAAGAAGCCCGCGGCAAGTCCCTTAACATTTTTAACGCTAAACCCGTATCCCACAGCGGCATGATGAAAATCATGCATAAAATTGCCAAAGACAAAGTCTGGTCCGGTATCGTCACCAAGAAAGGCAAGACCGGCAGACTTATCGCCTGCGACTGCCATTTCTCCCCCCTGTACGATGAAAAAGGCCAGCTGTGCTCTTATATCGATGTCCAGCGTGACGTCACGCAGCAGAAAGAGGTAGAGGCTAAACTCCAGGAGCACAAGAAACTCATCGACAGCATCCTGACTACCATGACGGAAGGCGTGCTGGTTATCGATAGCAAAGACAATATCGTCCTGGCCAACAAGGCTTTCAGCGATATCTTCCACATCAGTAAAAGGGCTTTGCAGAATAAAAAACTGGGGGATATACTCCCCGCCGAACGGTTCTTCGACCTGCACAAGGCGGTAAAATCCCGTGACGCGGAAAAGAATACCCTGGAGTTCAGGTTCCAGTCACGGGGCTTTGAAAAAATAATCATCTGCATCATCACTAAAATGGACAGCGACCGCCGGCTGCTGACCTTCATCGATATCTCCAAAGAAAGAGATGAAGAAGAAAAGCTTTACCTCACCGACCGCCTGGTGTCCCTGGGGGAAATGACGGCCGGGCTCGCCCACGAGCTGAACAACCCTCTCACCGGCATCCTGGCTTTATCCCAGATGCTTATAGGCAGCGGACTGCCGGAAGAGCAAAAAGAAGACCTGGAATGCATTAACAGTGAAGCCAAGCGGGCGGCGGTCATCGTGAAAAACGTCCTGCTTTTCGCCCGCAACAAAACGGATGTCACCGGCTGCTCTTCCATTAATGACGTGGTAATGGACGTGCTGCGCCTGCGCGAATATGAAGAAAAAGCCAGCAACATCAAGCTGGTAACCAAACTTAAAGAAGGCCTGCCGGTAATCCCCATCGACCGGGGCCAGCTGCAGCAAATCTTCCTGAACCTGATCTCCAACGCTGAGGCGGCCATTAAAGAGGCCAACCGGCCCGGAGTCATCACCATATCCACCCGGCATATCAACAGCCACGTAAATATTATCTTCAAAGATAACGGCTGCGGCATGAAAAAGCATGTCCTGCCCCGGATATTCGACCCGTTCTTCACCACCAAGGAAATAGGTAAAGGCACGGGACTCGGCCTGAGTATCTGTTACAGCATAATCGTCAAGCACGGCGGCAAGATTAGCGTAAAAAGCCAGGTGAACGAAGGCACCACTTTTACCATCAGGATGCCGGTGGTTACATCTGACAGATAG
- a CDS encoding HD domain-containing phosphohydrolase, protein MVIAPTRENILIVDDEKTVRRSLNKCLTMNGFSCEEACNADEAMETLLKRPADLVILDITMPGTSGSDLLPRIKKSYPDTAVVMATAVVEPDVIVNCMKNGAHDYITKPFDVTQLVNNIQMVLDKRNLEMNLKEKSQVLEGKVEAQAQKLQKLFIDAVESLVVALEAKDQYTAGHSRRVTKIAIDIGYALNMKGENLENLRWAALLHDIGKIGIDPTIQNKQGSLTPTEYHYILTHCSIGSGIVQPLVNESIVKAIKHHHDSYDGSGLNQTAAGEQIPLNSRILAVADSFDAMTSDRPYRTAMSAGKAIREIQKCSGTQFDPRVVKAFMKTPIVSSLKN, encoded by the coding sequence ATGGTTATAGCGCCCACGAGAGAGAATATACTCATCGTCGATGATGAAAAAACGGTACGGCGAAGCCTCAACAAATGCCTGACCATGAACGGCTTTTCCTGTGAGGAAGCCTGCAACGCCGATGAAGCGATGGAGACGCTGCTAAAAAGGCCGGCGGACCTGGTTATCCTGGATATCACCATGCCCGGCACTTCCGGCAGCGACCTGCTGCCCAGGATTAAAAAGTCGTACCCGGATACCGCCGTGGTCATGGCTACGGCCGTCGTCGAGCCGGATGTCATCGTGAACTGCATGAAAAACGGCGCCCACGATTATATTACCAAGCCCTTCGACGTCACCCAGCTGGTCAATAATATCCAGATGGTGCTGGACAAGAGAAACCTGGAGATGAATCTCAAGGAAAAGAGCCAGGTGCTCGAAGGCAAGGTGGAAGCGCAGGCCCAGAAGCTCCAGAAGCTCTTTATCGACGCTGTGGAGTCGCTGGTGGTGGCCCTGGAAGCCAAAGACCAGTACACCGCCGGCCATTCGCGGCGGGTCACCAAGATAGCTATAGACATCGGCTACGCGCTGAACATGAAGGGAGAAAACCTGGAAAACCTGCGCTGGGCGGCCCTGCTGCACGACATAGGCAAAATCGGCATCGACCCCACCATCCAGAACAAGCAGGGCAGCTTGACGCCCACCGAGTACCACTATATTCTAACGCATTGCAGCATCGGCTCCGGCATCGTCCAGCCGCTGGTCAACGAGAGCATCGTGAAGGCCATCAAGCACCACCATGACAGCTACGACGGCTCCGGCCTTAACCAGACCGCCGCCGGGGAGCAGATACCGCTGAACTCCAGGATACTGGCCGTGGCCGATTCCTTCGACGCCATGACCTCGGACCGCCCTTACCGCACCGCCATGTCCGCCGGCAAGGCCATCAGGGAAATACAGAAGTGCTCCGGCACCCAGTTCGACCCGCGAGTGGTCAAAGCTTTCATGAAAACGCCCATCGTCAGCTCCTTAAAAAATTAA
- a CDS encoding prepilin-type N-terminal cleavage/methylation domain-containing protein, translating to MKKEKGNSILEVLVALALLGALSVLFMGGVINSTKARVTADSHASAKILAEGIIDSVKKMPYDAYYDVTIPEEFATYAANLTVTNLSNGNIQKLAVAVWHLDKEVLTLEDYKVNR from the coding sequence ATGAAAAAGGAAAAAGGCAACTCCATATTAGAGGTCCTGGTCGCCCTGGCGCTGCTGGGCGCGTTGAGCGTGCTGTTCATGGGCGGGGTAATTAATTCCACCAAGGCCCGCGTCACCGCCGACAGCCACGCTTCCGCTAAAATCCTGGCGGAAGGCATTATCGATTCCGTAAAAAAAATGCCCTATGACGCCTACTATGACGTTACCATCCCGGAGGAGTTCGCCACCTATGCCGCCAATCTCACGGTGACCAACCTTTCCAACGGCAATATACAAAAACTCGCCGTGGCCGTCTGGCACCTGGATAAGGAAGTACTGACGCTGGAAGACTATAAGGTAAACCGATGA